DNA from Marinicella rhabdoformis:
ATTGTTTACTGGCATATGGCGAGCTTTGGTCAGCACAGATATTATCCGCTTGCTTGGCGCAACAATCGCACCAAGCTGACTGGCTTGATGCCAGGCATTTATTCCGCATCAATGACCATGACCACAGCATAGACCATCAACGATTGAATAACAGTTTGGCCCAATTGATTTCAAAAAATCCTGCGGCTTATCACGTCATCACTGGCTATATTGCCACCAACCAAACAGGGAAAACCATCACTTTGGGACGCAATGGCAGCGACTATACCGCCACGTTAGTTGCTGAAGCCATACATGCCGATGAAGTTAACTTGTGGACCGACGTCGATGGCATATTTACCGCCGACCCAAATGTATTGGAAGAGGCACAAAAAATTGAGCAATTGTCCTTATGTGAGGCCCAAGCGCTGTCAGAGCTGGGTTCCAATGTTTTACACCAACAAACCATCAGCCCACTGCTTAATAACCGCACCGAAATCATCATCAGACAAACACAGAAAAAACACAAAGGTACAACCATTACACGAGAACAAGTTGCAGAACAACAAGTAAAAACAATCACCAGCAAACATGATTTAACGTTGTTTAATATCACCCACCTAACCGAATGGCAAGCGAAAAAATTCCAAACGGCCTTGGTCGCACAACACATTTACAGCTACACCAATAGGTATGATAAAACCCAGCATGAATTGCACTTTTGTGTGGCAACTAGCGACGCTTTTGTGGTGAATCAACTGGCAAAAAACCACAATTTAAACCTGTTGCAAAAAGCAAATAAACAATCGTTGATCAGTCTGGTCGGTCAAAACATCAGGCAATCTCCACACATATTAACCACCTTGCTTCAAAGAACCAGCCACTTTAACATCACCAACATATATTACCCTGCCAATGAACACACACTGTGTATTTTATTACCACAACTGCATTCGAAAGCTTTACTGAGGGATTTACATCAAACTTTTTTCAGTCTGGCACCATCGTTACCGATTATTATTCTGGGTTATGGCAACATTGGCCAAGCATTTATTCAACTCCTGAAGCGCAACCAATCTGCAATAGAACAACAAATCAACCAATCATTGTCATTGTGGGCAGTGGCAACGAGTAAACAATGCCATGTTGATCGGAATGGTTTATTGTCTGGCGAAATCAAGCTTAAACCCAAAGGATCTGTGTCAGACAACTTAGCCCAATTACTCGATGATTTATCTGGAAAAGCAGCTGTTGTCATTGACTTAACAGCGAGTGAAATTATAGCCCAACATTATCCTGACTGGGCATCAGCTCAATGGCACATCATCAGCGCCAATAAAGTCGCTGCTGCTGATAAAACATTGTCACAACAAACACAAAATGAAATCAACAAAAGTCATCGTCTGTGGCTAAAAAACACAACCGTAGGGGCGGCTTTACCCGTCCAA
Protein-coding regions in this window:
- the metL gene encoding bifunctional aspartate kinase/homoserine dehydrogenase II, which gives rise to MADSNQHQKQRNHLHQKANKKRPSVHKFGGSSLKNVQSVQQVINRIVEQANPGDFVVVSANGKMTDLLFKLINGEPDAASTISNYICQLVTDLLGESHELLPTIKRDLVDIKALNNIENMNCLLAYGELWSAQILSACLAQQSHQADWLDARHLFRINDHDHSIDHQRLNNSLAQLISKNPAAYHVITGYIATNQTGKTITLGRNGSDYTATLVAEAIHADEVNLWTDVDGIFTADPNVLEEAQKIEQLSLCEAQALSELGSNVLHQQTISPLLNNRTEIIIRQTQKKHKGTTITREQVAEQQVKTITSKHDLTLFNITHLTEWQAKKFQTALVAQHIYSYTNRYDKTQHELHFCVATSDAFVVNQLAKNHNLNLLQKANKQSLISLVGQNIRQSPHILTTLLQRTSHFNITNIYYPANEHTLCILLPQLHSKALLRDLHQTFFSLAPSLPIIILGYGNIGQAFIQLLKRNQSAIEQQINQSLSLWAVATSKQCHVDRNGLLSGEIKLKPKGSVSDNLAQLLDDLSGKAAVVIDLTASEIIAQHYPDWASAQWHIISANKVAAADKTLSQQTQNEINKSHRLWLKNTTVGAALPVQSSIQGLRETGDRIQCISGVFSGSLSWLMGHYKGEGFTALVKQAKEQGFSEPDPRDDLSGQDVYRKALILAQEAGFNPQDIHFKPLLPKKYLTGDLNDFWSQNEAIDQYIHQLWQQAQDDDKTLCYLANITADEIHISLQALPACHPAAQIQPSDNVFVIESQNYSNNPLVIQGPGAGREVTAAGVLNDLLKVLKA